The sequence below is a genomic window from Maridesulfovibrio bastinii DSM 16055.
TTCAGCTACCAGAATCCTTTTTATCTGCTCAGTATTTTTACAACCTTTATGCTCACTCCCCGATAAAAAGCTGATGCAGCCGATCTTAAAACCTATTTCTCTTGTTCCCTTGTGCTCGCGTATGAATAATTCTGCACTGATAGCATCTGCCAGTCCTTCAAAATCTCTGGGAAAAGCATTTTCATAATCGGCCTGATCAAAAATATTATTTGTATCTGTAAAAAAGAATTCCAAAGCATTGCATCCATCATAAGAAGAAGCCTTTTTAACAACAAAAAAGGCATTGTTTTCTTCGGGAAGTGAAGACAAGATATGCCCAGTCAGTCTGAACAGAGACAATTTCAATCTACGGCGGTTGCAATACATATATTCCGGGACATCGCGAGATTCTATTTTAAAATCTAATTTTTTGCCTGCTGCGTAGAGATCAAAAGATTCATATACGGATCTGATACATTCCGAGAGATCAATACGCCTAGCGAGAACATCGGAATCAGAATCTGAATCATCAGTCATCATTAAAATATCGTTGTAAACTTCATTCAATCTTTTTGTTGCAAGGATACCTCTGTCGGCACATTTCTCAGCATCAGAATTTCTGCTTGAAGCTTTTAAAACTTCAAAAGCCCCGGTTATACCTGAAAGAGGTGTTCTAAGCTCATGATTGAACTGCTCAGCCAGCTGTAATTTAAATTCTGCTGCATCTTCAGCCTGTTCAATGGCTATGGCTGCCTTTTGTTCGGCTTCAATCCTAGCGGTGACATCACGTGCAAGAAAGACTACAAGATTTTCCTTTTCAATCTCACCGGGGCATAAGGACATTCTCACAGTAAAAAATCTCTTCCGGCTGCGACAGTCCGGCATAACCATATCAAAGTCTTCTACCGCCAGTTCATTATTTAAAACTTTTTCTACGGCACAAATAAACTCTTCCGCTGCCAGTGGAGGCAGAAGATCAACAAAAAGGCGCCCTTCGCACAACTCTACAGAATTCAATCCAAAAAACTGCGCGAAAACGTTATTGGCCTTGAGGCAGACCTTATCTGAAGAAACAACCGCAACAAGCTCATCTGCCGAATTTATAAGCCGACTGAATAATTTTTCGGATCGCTGATATTTTTTACGCAGCTCTTCATCTTTTCTAAGGTCATATACACACCCCTGCCAACCGGTGACAGAGCCGCTGCTGTCTTTAATGGCTTTGGCATTTTCAAGAACGGGGATGGTCCAGCCCTCAGAATTGATAAGTTCAAGTCTGCTTCTGCCTGCCTGTCCTTCTGAAAAGAGTGTATCAAGAAAGCTTTTGAATTCAGAACTCTCAGCCGACACTTCAAATCTGCCGAGCCGCTTTCCGATTATTTCATCCGCAGAATTGTAACCCAGCAGGTCAACCATTGCTGGGTTAAGATATTCAAAAATTCCATCAGCCGAGACCTGATAAATTCCCTCAACAGAATTTTCAGCATGCCACAATAATTTATTAATTATTTTATTTTTATTCTCTATAATACAGGAAATTATAGATAGGACAGTTATAGACAAAAAAAAGAAAGCAATACAGATAGTTGACCAAAAAAATATACGATGTTCAGCGTACAGGACACCAGCAGCAAGCGCAGCAACAGTTACTACCGCTGCAGGTATAATTACTCTGTTAAAAATTTTACCTGTACGCATAAAAGATACAACCATAATGGACTATTCATATATAATTTTGCATTAAAAAAAACATTATATACGCATAGCAGATTAATTAATTTCTATTCATTATAAACATTATCTAAGTAGTGTATTAATTCCCCTTAATGAAAGCATTATATACACAAACGAATGTAAAATGCACGCATTGTTCTTATATATGCAATCGCTACAAAACTGTTTATAACTACAATCTATTTTTATAATGAAAAACTATATTAAAACAAAAGGACCCTTGGAAAAATCCAAGGGTCCTTTTCATATAGGAGCTATATTTATGGATTAAAGACTTAAAGTCATTCCACTTTCCTGCTTGTGAGGATGATTCTCGGCAGGAGCTGTATCCTGAACACTCTTGAGCATGGCAAGCTCTTCAACAGATAAAATCTTACTTATATCCAGGATGATAATAAATTCATCATCCTGCTTGCCCATACCTTTTATGTATTCAGTCTTAATTGAAGTCCCCATTCTTGGAGCCTGCTCAATCATATTTTCGGTAAGTTCAACAACTTCTCTTACAGAGTCGGCCAGCGCCCCCATAATCGTCTGTTCTCCGTCAAAGCTTACTTCAACTATGATTATACAGGTATTTATCGTGTCTTCAGTACGGCTCATCCCAAATTTAAGCCTCATATCCACAACAGGAACAGCATGACCGCGAAGGTTTATCACCCCGCGCATAAATTTGGGAGTACGCGGAATCCTTGTTATCGGGGTCAGTTCCAGAACTTC
It includes:
- a CDS encoding response regulator, with the protein product MRTGKIFNRVIIPAAVVTVAALAAGVLYAEHRIFFWSTICIAFFFLSITVLSIISCIIENKNKIINKLLWHAENSVEGIYQVSADGIFEYLNPAMVDLLGYNSADEIIGKRLGRFEVSAESSEFKSFLDTLFSEGQAGRSRLELINSEGWTIPVLENAKAIKDSSGSVTGWQGCVYDLRKDEELRKKYQRSEKLFSRLINSADELVAVVSSDKVCLKANNVFAQFFGLNSVELCEGRLFVDLLPPLAAEEFICAVEKVLNNELAVEDFDMVMPDCRSRKRFFTVRMSLCPGEIEKENLVVFLARDVTARIEAEQKAAIAIEQAEDAAEFKLQLAEQFNHELRTPLSGITGAFEVLKASSRNSDAEKCADRGILATKRLNEVYNDILMMTDDSDSDSDVLARRIDLSECIRSVYESFDLYAAGKKLDFKIESRDVPEYMYCNRRRLKLSLFRLTGHILSSLPEENNAFFVVKKASSYDGCNALEFFFTDTNNIFDQADYENAFPRDFEGLADAISAELFIREHKGTREIGFKIGCISFLSGSEHKGCKNTEQIKRILVAEDDINSQARMRIQLEKWGYSVRCVSTGFEVLNCIREDYFDLLLLDIQMPEMDGIRALKKIRKKEDSGSRLPVVCMSAYREDVDNIMDIGADYFLAKPIEANALKDLLNSVFE
- a CDS encoding chemotaxis protein CheW, which produces MELNSITNQYLTFTLNKDIYALDISSVREVLELTPITRIPRTPKFMRGVINLRGHAVPVVDMRLKFGMSRTEDTINTCIIIVEVSFDGEQTIMGALADSVREVVELTENMIEQAPRMGTSIKTEYIKGMGKQDDEFIIILDISKILSVEELAMLKSVQDTAPAENHPHKQESGMTLSL